The window GCGCTGATCGGCGCTGGCGCGATCGCGCTGTCGTCGGGGCCGCTGTCCGGACTCCTGTTCCTCGTCTTCTCGACGCTGCCGGCTTGGCTGCTCGCCCGCCTCGCCGTCTGTCCCCGCATGTCGGCGCCGGCGGCCGGTGCGCCGGGCAGTGCTCCCGCGGGCGTGCCCGAGACCTCGTGGACGCCGGTCTCGACGCTCGCGCTCGCGCTCGTGGCCGCGAGCTGCGTGCCGGTGCTGCTCGCCGGGGCGGCCCTGATCTGGCGCTTCGGCGGCTACGGTCATGCGCTCGCCCGCGCGTCGCGGGCAGTGTCCAAGGTCCTGGACGGCACGCCGCTCCCCGGCGACATCGCGGTCGACACCGTCGTGCAGATCGCGCCCGTCGCGATGGCCGTCACGGGCGTGCTCGTGCTCGGGATCAACCTGTGGCTCGCGGCCCGCTCGACCCAGCTGTCGGGCTGGCTCGCGCGGCCCTGGCCGAACCTGCCCGACGGCCTCCGCCTGCCGCGCGCGGCCGTCGGCGCCTTCGTGGTCGTCGGCGTCGCCGTGCTGCTGCCGGACCCGTTCGGGCTCGCCGCCGCCGTCGCGGCGGGCGCGCTCGGCATGGCCTTCGCCTTCGAGGGCCTCGCCGCCGTCCACGTGCTCACCCGCCGCCTGCCGGCGCGGGCGGCGCTGCTGGCCGGCGTCTACCTCGCTATCCTCGCCGTCGAACCCTGGCCGCTCCTGGCCCTGGTCCTGGCGGGCTGCATCGATTGCCTCGTGCCGCAGGTGCGGCGCGGCGCGGCGATCAAGATCACCAAACTTCCAAACCGGAGACAGTGAAATGGACGTCATTCTTCTGGAGCGCGTCGCCAAGCTCGGCCAGATGGGCGAGCGGGTGAAGGTCAAGGACGGCTTCGCCCGCAACTTCCTGCTGCCGCGCGGCAAGGCCCTGCGCGCCACCGAGGCCAATGCCAAGCGGTTCGAAACGCAGCGCGTGCAGCTCGAAGCCCGCAACCTGGAGCTCAAGGGCGAGGCGCAGAAGGTCGCCGAGGGCCTCGACGGCCAGAGCTTTGTCATGATCCGCCAGGCGGGCGAGAGCGGCCAGCTTTACGGCTCGGTGTCGACGCGCGACATCGCCGAGGCCATCACGGCCGGCGGCTTCTCGGTCAGCCGTGGCCAGGTCGCCCTGCGCACGCCCATCAAGGGCATCGGCCTGCACGAGGTGCCGGTGGAGCTCCACCCCGAGGTCGACGCCAAGGTGACCATCAACGTCGCCCGCTCGCCCGAGGAGGCCGAGCGCCAGGCCAAGGGCGAGGAGGTGCTGACCCGCGAGGAGACCTCGATGGACGAGCTGGGCCTCGAGGTCGGCGCCGCCCTCGCGGACTTCGAGGGCGACATCAGCCGCTGACCGGCGGCGCCCCGCGCGGGGATCCGAGGGGGCGGCGGGGAAATCCGCCGCTCTTTTTCGTCCAGGCACCATGCTGCGAGGTGTGGCCCCGGGCAGAGCGAAGACCCGGGAGACGGTCGATCCGATCGGGCGCTTCAGGCCGAAGTTCCGTTCGGACGCACCGCTGGATCCCGGATCGAGGCCGAGACGACGGCCGAGGGCGCGAAGCGGCGAGCCCGCGCTCGAAGCCGGTCGGCCCCCGTCGAAGGCGGGGGCGGCACCCACCCCGATCAGGCGAAGCGGTATTCCGAACGCTGCCGGTAGGTCTGTCCCGGCCGCAGCACCGGCGAGGGGAAGTGGCGCCGGTTCGGCGCGTCGGGGAACACCTGGCACTCCAGCGCGAAGCCGCCGTGCGTGCCGTAGAGCTTCCCGTCGAGGCCCGGCACCGGGCAGTGGAGCTTGGCGGCGTCGTAGAACTGCACGCCGGGCTGGTCCGTGTGGAGTTCCAGCGTCAGCCCGTTCTTGGGCGACCGGACCGTCGCGGCATGGGCCAGCCCCGTCGCGGGGTCGGGCGCCGAGGCGACCACGAAGTTCATGTCGTAGTTCTGTTCGGCCTCGTTGCGGATCGGCCGCGCCGTGGTGAAGTCGAAGGGCGTGCCCGCGACGCTGCGGATCTCGCCGGTCGGGATCAGGTTGGCGTCGGTCGGCGTCATGAAGGGGCAGTTCAGCAGCACCTCGTGGTCGAGCACGTCCGGCCCGCCGTCGAGGTTGAAGTAGGAATGATGCGCGAGGCTCAGCACCGTCGGCGCGTCCGTGGTGGCTTCGAACACGACCACCAGCGTGCCCGGCTCGGCCAGCGTGTAGGTGCACAGGGCGCGCACCGCGCCCGGAAACCCCTCGTCGCCGTCCGGCGAGTCGAGCACGAGCGTGACCGAGTCCTCCGCGACGGCCTCGATCCGCCACGGCACCGCGCCGAAGCCCTTCGGGCCGCCGTGCAGGGTGGCGCCGGACCGCTCGTTGGCGGGCAGCGTGTGACGGCGGCCGTCGAGCGTGAACTGCGCCCCGGCGATGCGATTGGCGAAGCGGCCCGGCGTGGCGCCGAAATAGGGCGAATGGGCCCGGTAGTCCTCGATGGAGTTCAGGCCCAGCACGACGCGCTGCGGCCCGGCCGGGGACGGCACCACGAGGTCGCGCAGCACGGCGCCCCACGTGATCACCGAGGCCGTGGCACCCGCGGCGTTGCGCAGGCTCACCTCCCGGATCTCGACCCCGTCGGCGTGACCGAACGACCGAACCTGCATGGCATTCTCCAACCCGCGTCCCCGAGGCGAACGCGGCCGATGGACATGGGTTCAGCGCGCGTTGCGGGCCGTGCCCATCAGCTCGTCCGGGCGGAGGCGGCGCCCGAGCGCGTCCAGCACGCCGTTGATCATGCCGACCTCGTCGCCCTCGAAGAAGGCGCCGCCGATGTCGGTGTATTCGGTGATGACGACGCGCGCCGGCACGTCCTTGCGGCTCAGCATCTCGTAGGCCCCGGCGCGCAGGATGGCGCGCAGCACGGCTTCGACGCGGCGCAGCGGCCAGCCTTCCTGGAGCGAGCGGTCGACGAGCACGTCGATCTCGCCCTGCCCGGCCAGCACGCCCTCGAGGACGTCGCGGAAGAAGGCGTTCTCGGCCTTATTGTACTGCTCGCCCTCGACCTCCTGGCCGATCCAATGCGACTCGAACTCGGCCAGGACGTCGTTGATGCCGCTCTTGGCGACATCCATCTGGTAGAGCGCCTGCACGGCGGCGAGGCGCGCGGCGGCCCGGCGTTCCTGGCGACTCATCGCGCGGCCCCGGCCGCCGCGGGGCGCGCCTTCAGGCGCCACAGCGCCAGCATGGCGCGGGCCGCCTCGCCACCCTTGTCGCCGCGCGACGGCTCGGCGCGGACCATCGCCTGGTCGGTGTCCTCCACCGTGAGGATGCCGTTGCCGATCGGCATGCGGCGCTGGAGCGCGAGGTCCATGAGGCCGCGCGAACTCTCGTTGGCGACGACCTCGAAGTGGTAGGTCTCGCCCCGCAGGATGCAGCCGAGCGCCACGGCCCCGCCGTAGCGCCGCCCGCCCGCCTCGGCGGCCTCCGCCGCGATCGCGATGGCGGTCGGCACCTCCAGCGCGCCCGGCATGGTGACGACGTCGTAAGTGGCGCCCGCGGCGTCGAGCGCCGCCTTGGCGCCCGCCAGCAGGTGGTCCCCGATCTCGTCGTAGAAGCGCCCTTCGACGATCAGGAAGTGGTCGTCGGCCGCGACATGCGGCTCGGCGTCGGTGCGGCGCTGAGGTTCGGCCATGGAAGCAACTCGTGGATGGATGGTCGGCGGGGAGCCGGGGTGAATAGTGCGGCCGGCTCCGTCCGGCAAGCGTTCAGGACAGGCGGATCAGCCCGCCGTGGCCGACCTCGCCGTAGAACACCATCAGGTCGAGCGACGGCGCCGCCCTGCCGAGGCCGGTCAGGATGGCGTGGCACTGCCCGCGATGATGGGTCTGGTGATTGAACAGGTGGTCGAGCGCCGGCCCGAGCTGCGCCACGAAGCGCCCCGGCATCGAGACGGGGCTGTAGGTGAAGCTCGACGAGAGCGCCTGGTCGTCGAGCCCGTCGACGAAGGTGATGATCCGCGTGTCTTCCTCGCCGCGGGCGGCGCGCAGGGCGTCGAAGTCGTCGTGCAGCACCGCGTCGAGCCGGAGCGCGGGCACGGGCGCACCGGTGAAGCGCGCCATCCACATGCGATCGGCGACGAGGACGTGGTTCAGCGTGCCGAGGAGGCTGCGGAAGAAGGCGCCGCGGTCGGCGCGCCGGTCCGCGTCCGGCAGGGCCTCGACCGCGTCGTAGAGCTTGTGGTTGGCCCAGGCGTTGTAGCGCGCCAGGACGGAGGACCGGTCGTTCACGACGCGAGCCCCTCGTCGGCGCCGGCCTCGGCCGTCCCGGCGGCCGGGAATTCGGCGAGCCGCGCCGCGTAGCGCGCCATCGTGTCGATCTCGATGTTGAGCCTGTCGCCCTCGCGCACCTCGCCCCAGGTGGTCACGGCCAGCGTGTGCGGGATCAGCAGCACGGAGAAGCTGCGGCCCGCGACCGAGTTGACGGTGAGCGACGTGCCGTCGAGCGCGACCGAGCCCTTCTCCGCGATGAAGCGCGCGAGCCGCTCCGGCGCCTCGACGTCGAAGCGCGTGGTCTCTCCGATGCGGGTGACGGCGGTCACCCGCGCCATGCCGTCGACGTGGCCCGACACGAGGTGGCCGCCGAGCTCGTCGCCGAGCTTCAGCGAGCGTTCGAGGTTGATGCGCTTGCCGGGGGCCCAGGCGCCGAGCGTGGTGCGCTCCAGCGTCTCGGCCCCGGCGTCGATGTCGAACCAGGTCCGTTTTCCCGAGGCGCCGACCTCGACGGCCGTGAGGCAGGGGCCCGAGCAGGCGATGGAGGCGCCGAGGGCGATGCCCTCCGCCGGGTACGAGCAGGCGATGCGCAGGCGCCGCACGCTGCCGCGCGCCTCGCTCGACACCACCTCGCCGACGTCGCTGATCAAACCCGTGAACATCCTGCGCCTCAGTAGATCGGGAAGCGGGCCACGATGGCCTTCACCTCGTCGCGCACGCTGGCCTCGGCGGCGGCGTTGCCGGCCTCGCCGGCCTCGGCCAAGCCGTCGAGCGTGCGGGCGATGAGGGAGCCGACCTGCTCGAACTCGGCCGTGCCGAAGCCGCGCGAGGTCGCGGCCGGCGTGCCGACGCGGATGCCCGATGTGACGAACGGCTTCTCCGGGTCGAACGGGATGCCGTTCTTGTTGCAGGTGATGTGGGCGCGCCCGAGCGCCGCCTCGGCGGCCTTGCCGGTGAGGCGCTTCGGCCGGAGGTCGACCAGCATCAGGTGGTTCTCGGTTCCGCCCGACACGATGTCGAAGCCGTGGCGCTGCAGGCTGTCCGACAACGCCTTGGCGTTGGCGACGACCTGGCGCGCGTAATCCCTGAAGGCGGGCTGCAGCGCCTCGTGGAACGCCACGGCCTTGCCGGCGATGACGTGCATCAGCGGGCCGCCCTGGAGGCCGGGGAAGATGGCCGAGTTGAGCTTCTTCGCCAGCGCCTCGTCGTCGGTGAGGATGATGCCGCCGCGGGGTCCGCGCAGCGTCTTGTGCGTGGTCGACGTCACCACGTGGGCGTGCGGGAAGGGCGAGGGATGGGCGCCGCCGGCGACGAGGCCGGAGAAATGCGCCATGTCGACCATGAAATACGCGCCGACCTCGTCCGCGATGGCGCGGAAGCGGGCGTAGTCCCAGTGGCGCGAATAGGCCGAGCCGCCGGCGATGATGATCTTCGGGCGCACCTCGCGGGCGCGGCGCTCCACGGCCTCCATGTCGATGAGGTGCGTGTCGCGATCGACCCCGTAGGGCTCCACCTTGAACCAGCGGCCCGACATGTTGACGGGCGCGCCGTGGGTGAGGTGGCCGCCGGCCGCGAGGTCGAGCCCCATGAAGGTGTCGCCGGGCTGCATCAGCGCCAGGAACACCGCCTGGTTGGCCTGGCTGCCGGAGTTCGGCTGGACGTTGGCGAAGCAGCAGCCGAACAGCTCGGTCGCGCGCCTGATCGCGAGGTCCTCGGCGATGTCGACGAACTGGCAGCCGCCGTAGTAGCGCTTGCCCGGGTAGCCTTCCGCGTATTTGTTGGTCATGACCGAGCCCTGGGCTTCCAGGACGGCGCGCGACACGATGTTCTCCGACGCGATGAGCTCGATCTCGTCGCGCTGGCGGCCGAGCTCCAGCTCGACCGCGCGGGCGATCTCGGGATCGGCCTCGACGAGGCTGGCGCCGAAGAAGCTGTTGGACAGGGCCGGGTTCGCGCGGGTGGCGTTGAAGGTCGGGACGGCGCTCATGGGGCTCTCGGGCGGGGCGGCGGCTCCGGGCAGCCGCGGGGAAGCGGGGACGGACGGGGTCGCGATGCCCTGATCCATATCGGGCCTCCCATAGCGCGTCGCCACTCCCCCGTCACGGGGCGCCACGAAAAAGGCGCCGCCGGCCGGGTGGCCGGGGCGCCTTTTTCCACGAAACCCCCGTCTCGGCGGGGCCGGTCGCCCGGCGGGGCGGCCGATCAGTCCTGCTGCAGCGCGGGCTCGACGGCCGAGTTGTCGTCGCCCTGGTCGGCCGCGGAGGCCACCGTGCCGGGCGCGCCGAGGCCGTCGCGGTTGTAGATGTCGTCGCGGAACTGCACCACGCCGTCCGGCGTCGCCCAGGCGGTGATGTAGACCCAGTAGACCGGGACGTTGGCGGCGAGCTTGACGTCGATCCGCTCGCCGGAGCGGATGGCCTCGTCGATCTTGTCGCGGTCCCAGCCCGGGTTGTCCTTCAAGAGCCAGGCCACGTAGTCGCGCACGTTCTGCACGCGGATGCAGCCCGACGACACGAAGCGGAAGTCGTCGCCGAACACGCCCTTGGTCGGCGTGTCGTGCATGTACACGCCGTAGGGGTTGCCGATGTTGATCCGCACCACGCCGAGCGAGTTGTTGATGCCCGGATCCTCGCGGTACTTGTAGTTGGTCGCGTCCATCGAGTGCCAGTTGATGGAGCTCGACGGGACCTCCTGGTTGTCCTTGTTGAAGATGCGGATGTGGTTGTCGGACAGGTAGTTCGGGTCGGCCTGCATCTTGGGGATCAAATCCTTGCGGATGATCGAGGCCGGCACGGTCCAGTAGGGGTTGAAGTTGATGTCGGTCGCCTTGGTCTGCATCACGGGCGACTGGCGGTCGACCTTGCCGACGCCGGCGACGTGGTGGCTGAACACCACGCCGTTCTCGACCGTCTCGACCGAGGCGGCCGGAATGTTGGCCATCACGAAGCGCTGCCCGAGGTCGCCCGAGAAGGAGCGCAGGCGGATGAGGTTGGTTTCGAGCTGCTTCAGGCGCAGGTCGGCCGGGATGTTGAGCGCCGTCACGGTCTCCTTGGACACGATGCCGGTCTGGCCGAGGCCGTGGCGGGCCTGGAAACGCTTCACCGCCGCCTCGACGTAGGCGTCGAACACCGGCGACATGCCGGCCGCTTGGTCGAGGTCGCCGGTCACCTGCAGGCGATGGCGCAGCGCCGCGACGGCCTGGCCCTTGGAGCCGACGTGCATGTTGACGACGTTGGGCACGGTGCCCCAGCCGCCCTGCGCCACGATGCCCTGGTACTGGGTCACGGCCGCCTCGGTGGCCGCGACGGTGGCGGGCGACAGGGTCGGGGTGGACTCCTTCTTCACCTGCTGGCGCGCGTCCGAGTCGTAGCGCTGGGCCCATTCGGCCTGCCCGCTGCCGGCGTCGTCCTCCTGCGCCACGGCCGGGACGGCGAAGGACGCGACAGCGACCGTGGACAGCAGCAGCGCCGCTACACGGCCGGTCAACGCCCTCGGCGCGCGGAAGCGTCGGTCGTCATCGCTCAGCAGCATGGTTCAAAGCCCTCGGGGTCGCGCGGAAGGCAGGGGCGCCGCACCCAATTCACCCGCGTCGATCAGTCCCTCCGTCGGGGTTGAACCGACGGCCGATCGACGTTTTCGCCCCCCAAATCGCCGTTCCAATCCGCTCTTTTTATGGCGCCTTGCTTGTCCCGAGCTTTCAGGAAGCTCATTCGGACGGCTACGGTTGACACGATGTTAAGCCGTGACATTTGCGCCACGATTGGCCACTAACCGCCGCTGTGTTCGGCACGCGCCGCGGCCGATGCGCGGCGTCGGGACGGACGGGGGATCGCTGCGGCGGAGAAGGATGACGCGACTCGCCAAGCTGACGGCCGTGATCCTGGTGGCCGCTGCCCTGGCGGCCGCCGCGGCGCCCTGGCGCGTTTCGCGCACCGCGGCCGCGAAGGCCTTCGCCGACGGATGGGGGCCGGACGCCGGACTGCACGCCGTCGCGGCGGGCGGCGTCACGTTCAAGCTGCTCCCGCGCCCCCGGCTGCAGGCGACCGGCCTGTCGGCCTCGGCCGAGGACGGCGCCGTGCTGCTCGACGCTCCCCTGCTGAAGGCCGACCTCGACATCCCGTCGCTGCTGCGCGGCGTCTGGCGGATGAGCTCGGCGACCCTCGTCGAGCCCACCCTGACGGTGGATGTCGACCGGCTCGCGGAAGGCAGCGCCGCGGCCCACGCGCCGTCGCACGGCGCGCCCGTCATGCTGCGGCTGCGGTCTGGCCTTCTGAAGACGCGCTCCGCGTCGGGCTTCGCGGACCTGCTGGTGACCGGCATCGACGCCTCCGCGGCCTGGGACGGACGGGGCGAAGGCCTCGTGGTGTCCGGCACGGCCACGCTGCGCGGCACCACGGCCCAGTTCACCGGCACGCTTCGCGACAGGGGATCGGGGCCGGAACCGGCGGGATCGCTCGCCTCGCTGCAGGTCGAGTCGCCGCTCTTCGACTTCTCGGCCAAAGGCGTGCTGTCGATCGTCCCGCAGGTCCAGTTCGCGGGCCGGGCCTCGTTCGCGACGCCGTCCCTGCCCCGCTTCCTCCACGCCTGGGACGACGCGCCGGCGTCGCTCGCCTCGCGGCGCGTCCAGATCGGCGGCCTGCTCGTCGCCAAGCTCCACGACCTGTCGCTGTCCGACGCCCAGATCCGGCTGGACCAGACGCGCCTCGAAGGCAGCCTCGCGTGGCGCCAGGAGGCCGGGCGCGGCCTCGTCGCCGGCACGCTCGCGACCGACTCGCTCGACGTCAGGTCCCTCGGCGACCCCGACGCGCCCGACATCCGCGACCTGTACCGGAAGGCCCTCACCGCGTCGCCCTTCGCGACCGACGTCGACCTGAGGATCTCCGCCGCGACGGCGCGCCTCGGCCGCGTCACCCTGGAGGACGCCGCCTTCGCGGCCCTGGTGCGCGGCGAGCGGCTCGAGGTGACGCTCGACGAGGCGCGCGCCTACGGCGGCCTGGTGAAGGCGCGCGCGGTGCTGACCGTCGGGGCGGACGGCATCGGCGCACACGCGGACGTGTCGGCCAAGCGCGTCGACCTCGGGCTGCTGTCCGACGGGCTGAGCGGCCGCGCGCGCCTCAACGGCACCATCACGGCCCGCGCCGCGCTGGACGGTCAGGGCGCGACCCTGCGCGACGTCGTCGCCGACCTCGCCGGCGACGGGCAGGTCGGGGTCGAGGGCGCGCGCGTGGCCAATCTGTCGCTCGCCAGCGCCCTCCATCGCGGCGACCGTCGCTCGCCGCTCGACGTGAGCCGCCGCTGGCCCGCCACCGTGTTCGACAGGGCGCAGTGGGATGTGTCGATCCGCGACGGGACCGTGCGGATCCCGAAGGGGAAGCTGACGGCCCCCGGCTTGGCCCTGACCTTCGACGCCGCGACCGGGCTGCCGGACGGCCGCGTCGACCTTCACGCCGTCGCGGCCGAGGCCGATGCCGCGGGCGCGCCGCTGCGCGACAGCCCGACCATGCCGCTCGACCTCCGCGGCTTCTGGGCGGGGCCGCTGGTGCTGACCGGCGGCCAGGGCGGCTTCCCCGCAGTGGCACTGCCCCTCGGCGGCGTCGCGGCGGAGCGGTGAGGCGTCCGCCCGGCATCGTGCTGGCCGGCGGCGAATCCCGCCGCATGGGCACCGACAAGGCCCTGGCGCCCCTCGCCGAGCGCCCCCTCGTCGCCCGGACGATCGAGCGGCTGGCGCCGCAGTGCGGCCTCCTCGCCGTCAGCCGCCACGACGGACACCTCCCAGGACTATACCTCGGCCTGCCCGTGATCGCCGACGGCGGGGATCACCGCCTCGGGCCGCTGGGCGGCCTGCTGGCCGGGCTCGACTGGGCCGCCGCCGCGGACCCCGGCGCCGCGCGGGCCGTGACGGTCGCGGTCGACACGCCCTTCCTGCCGGAAGACTTCGTCGCACGCCTGATGGCCGCCGGCCCGGGCGCCGTCGCGGCGTCCTCCGGCGGGCGCCGTCATCCGGTCGCGGCGCTGTGGCCCGTCGCGGCGCGCCACGCCCTGCGGGCGGCGCTCCAGGACGAGGGGCTGCGGCGCGTCGGCGTGTTCCTGGACCGCCTCGCCCCCGCCGCCGTGGACTGGCCGACCGACCCCTTCGACCCCTTCATCAACCTCAACACCCCGGAGGAACTGGCCGCCGCCGAGGCGATCCATGCTAGGACGGGGCGAAGCGAGGGAGAGCCGGGCCGTGCAAGTCGCCGACGTGATGACGCGTGACGTGGAGTTCGTGGAAGCCTCGACCACCGTGGCCGAGGCGGCCGTGGCGATGGGCGACCTCGGCGTGGGCGCCCTGCCGGTCGGGACGGCGGACGACCTCCAGGGCATCATCACGGACCGCGACATCCTGTTCCGCGTGGTCGCCAAGGGGCTGAGCAACAAGACCGTGACGGTGGGCGAGGTGATGACCACCACGATCTTCTCCTGCCGCCAGGAGGACGCGGTGACGACGGCGCTGAACCTGATGGGCGCCCGCAACCTGCGCCGCCTGCCCGTGCTCGACCTCAACGGCCGCACCATCGGCCTCGTGACGCTGTCCGACCTGTCGCGCCGCATGCTGCTCGACAGCGGCGTGGTGCAGCGCGCCGTGGCCGAGATGTCGGGCGCCGCGGGGTAGAACCTCGCGGCGCCGCGGCGTCGACGCCCCTCAGGGCACCGACGCGGGCGCGTAGCCGTACTGGCTGTGCAGGCGCTCCAACACCGCGGGGGGCAGGCGCAGCCGCGTCGCGAGGTAGTGCATGTAGGCGCGGTTGATGTCGCCGTGCTTGTCGATGGCCAGCAGCGACGCGGCGTAGACCAGCGACGCCAGATGCGGGTCGCGCACGTCGCGCAGCAGCACCTCGAGCGGCAGCGGCCGCTTGATGGCCGCCGTGATGAAGCCCGGCTCGCCGGCCTGCGACTCCAGCGTCGACAGGGCGGAGCGCAGCATGCGCTCCTCGTTGTCGTCGAGGTGCCCGTCCGCCATGGCGGCCGCGACCGCGGCGCGGATCAGCAGCTCCGCCTGGTTCTGGTCGAGGTGGCCCAGCGTGGTCGGCGGAGGGCCGAGCAGCTGCTGGCGGTTGCGCAGATGGCTGTAGGCCAGCTTCGACGCCAGCACGTCGAGCGGCGCGTCGCCGAGTCCGGGCTCGGCGGCGGGCTCGACGTCGCCGGAAGAGCGGTCGGCGCCGAGGCCGAGGCGGCGCGCCACGGCGGCCAGAACATCGTTCAGCGCGCTCATCGGACCGGCCACACGAACAGGATCGCCGCCGTGCCGACGGCCGCGACCACCAGCATCAGGGCGAGGCCCAGGCGCCACGGGGGCCGGGCCGCGTTGCGCTCGCCGCCGAGCGCCAGGATGTTGTTGCGCGATCCTACGGGGCTCAGGAAGTCGCAGGAGGCGCCGACCGCGACGGCCATCAGGTAGGGGTCCGCGGCGAAGCCGAGCCGCGCCGCCAGCCCGGCCGCGACGGGCCCGAGCAGCAGCACGGTCGCGGCGCCGTTGACGAGGGGCGAGACGACGAGCGCGGCGAGCAGGGTCAGCGCCACGGTCCAGCCGCCCGGCACGCCGTGGGCCAGCGCCGCGAGATGGCCGGCGAGCAGGTCGGCCGCGCCAGAGTGCCGGAGCGCCGCGCTGACAGGCAGCAGCGTGCCGAACAGCACGACGAGCGGCCAGGCCACGCTGTTGTAGACCTCGGTCATGGTGAAGGCGCGGAGCCCGACCAGGGCCGCGACGGCGCAGAACAGCGCCACGGCGAGCGGCAGGGCGCCGGCGGCGGCCAGGGCCAGGGCGCCCGCGAGCAGCGCCGCGGGGACGGCGATGCGGCGGCGCCGGCCGAGGCGCAGGCGGCGCTCGGCCAGCGTGAGGCACCCCAGCGCCGACAGCGTCGGCACCATGGCGTCGAGCTCGCCCTGGAGCACCAGCACGTCGCCGGCGCGCAGCTTGGTGCGTCGCAGCCGCGCCGCGATGGCGGCGCCGCGCCGCCCGATGGCGAGCAGGCCGACGCGGTGGCGCTCGTCGAGGCGCGCTTCGCCGGGCGACAGGCCGACCAGCTCCGAGGTGGGCGTGACCACGGCCTCCACGACGCCGATGCGGTCCGCTTCGAGCCCCGCCGTGCCGCCGCCGACGATGAGCGACCCCGCCCGCTCCATCAGGGCCTGCAGGGCGTCGGGCTCGCAGTTGAGCACCAGCACGTCGCCGGCTTCGATCTCGGTGTCGCGTCGCGCCGCGATGCGGCGGTAGTCCTCGCGGATGATGGCCGCGACCGCGACGTTGCGCTCGGCACGGGCGCGGAAGGACGCCACCGTCTGCCCGACGAGCGGCGAGCCCGCCGGGACCGCAACCTCGCTGGTGTAGCTGTCGCCCGCGAGCGCCGTCTCCTCCACGCGCTCGCGGCGCTGCTCGCGCGGCAGCAGGCGCCACGCGACGGCGAGGAACAGCACGCCCGCGCCCGCGACCGCGGCCCCCACGGGCGCGAAGGCGAACACGCCGAAGGGCGCGCCGACGATCTCTCGCCGGAGGCTCGACACGAGCAGGTTGGGCGGCGTGCCGATCGCGGTCACGAGCCCGCCGAGCAGGGACGCGGCCCCGAGCGCCGCCACGATGGGCGCCGGCGAGCGCCGGCTCCGGCGCACCGTGGCGCGCGCCGCGGGCAGCATGGCCGTGTAGGCGTCGACGTTGTTCATCACCGCGGACAGGGCGGCCGTGACGCCGCCGATGACGCCGACCTCCAGCCCCGTCCAGCGCGGCAGCAGCGCGAAGAGCGGCCGCGGCGCGTCGAGGAGCCCGGAGTCGCGGACCGCGGCGCTGATCACCAGCACGGCCGCGATCGCCGCCACGGCCGGATCGGCGAAGCCCGAGAAGGCCGCGTCGGCCGGCACGGCCCCGAGCAGCACGGCCGCCACGAGGGCCAGGAGGCCGACGAGGTCGAAGCGCCAGCGCCCCCAGGCGAAAAGCAGCGCGGCCGCCGCGCAGACGGCCAGGACGGCGATCTGATCGTGGCTCACGGCGCCCACCTCGGCGCGAGCGGGAGGCGGGACGGCGCCGAGCAGGATCGCGTCACGCCGCGCGGCGCCGTTCCGCGGTGCTGATTTGCACCGGGGCGGAAATAAGTCGGCGGCGGTCGGTCATCGGGGTGCAGCTCGGCGTTGGGGCTTCGTGTCAGTTCGCGGGAAGGCGGCATGGAATTCGTCGAGGTGCTCATCGGTCTCCTGGCCGCCAGCGTGGCCCTGGCCTACGCGGCCCGCCACGCCCGGATGCCGTCGGCCGTCGCCCTGGTGCTGGGCGGTATGGCTCTGGCCTTCGTGCCCAACGTGCCCCGGGTCGAACTCGATCCCCACATCGCGCTCGCAT is drawn from Lichenibacterium dinghuense and contains these coding sequences:
- the rplI gene encoding 50S ribosomal protein L9; this encodes MDVILLERVAKLGQMGERVKVKDGFARNFLLPRGKALRATEANAKRFETQRVQLEARNLELKGEAQKVAEGLDGQSFVMIRQAGESGQLYGSVSTRDIAEAITAGGFSVSRGQVALRTPIKGIGLHEVPVELHPEVDAKVTINVARSPEEAERQAKGEEVLTREETSMDELGLEVGAALADFEGDISR
- a CDS encoding aldose epimerase family protein is translated as MQVRSFGHADGVEIREVSLRNAAGATASVITWGAVLRDLVVPSPAGPQRVVLGLNSIEDYRAHSPYFGATPGRFANRIAGAQFTLDGRRHTLPANERSGATLHGGPKGFGAVPWRIEAVAEDSVTLVLDSPDGDEGFPGAVRALCTYTLAEPGTLVVVFEATTDAPTVLSLAHHSYFNLDGGPDVLDHEVLLNCPFMTPTDANLIPTGEIRSVAGTPFDFTTARPIRNEAEQNYDMNFVVASAPDPATGLAHAATVRSPKNGLTLELHTDQPGVQFYDAAKLHCPVPGLDGKLYGTHGGFALECQVFPDAPNRRHFPSPVLRPGQTYRQRSEYRFA
- the nusB gene encoding transcription antitermination factor NusB, whose protein sequence is MSRQERRAAARLAAVQALYQMDVAKSGINDVLAEFESHWIGQEVEGEQYNKAENAFFRDVLEGVLAGQGEIDVLVDRSLQEGWPLRRVEAVLRAILRAGAYEMLSRKDVPARVVITEYTDIGGAFFEGDEVGMINGVLDALGRRLRPDELMGTARNAR
- the ribH gene encoding 6,7-dimethyl-8-ribityllumazine synthase: MAEPQRRTDAEPHVAADDHFLIVEGRFYDEIGDHLLAGAKAALDAAGATYDVVTMPGALEVPTAIAIAAEAAEAGGRRYGGAVALGCILRGETYHFEVVANESSRGLMDLALQRRMPIGNGILTVEDTDQAMVRAEPSRGDKGGEAARAMLALWRLKARPAAAGAAR
- a CDS encoding DinB family protein produces the protein MNDRSSVLARYNAWANHKLYDAVEALPDADRRADRGAFFRSLLGTLNHVLVADRMWMARFTGAPVPALRLDAVLHDDFDALRAARGEEDTRIITFVDGLDDQALSSSFTYSPVSMPGRFVAQLGPALDHLFNHQTHHRGQCHAILTGLGRAAPSLDLMVFYGEVGHGGLIRLS
- a CDS encoding riboflavin synthase; amino-acid sequence: MFTGLISDVGEVVSSEARGSVRRLRIACSYPAEGIALGASIACSGPCLTAVEVGASGKRTWFDIDAGAETLERTTLGAWAPGKRINLERSLKLGDELGGHLVSGHVDGMARVTAVTRIGETTRFDVEAPERLARFIAEKGSVALDGTSLTVNSVAGRSFSVLLIPHTLAVTTWGEVREGDRLNIEIDTMARYAARLAEFPAAGTAEAGADEGLAS
- the glyA gene encoding serine hydroxymethyltransferase gives rise to the protein MSAVPTFNATRANPALSNSFFGASLVEADPEIARAVELELGRQRDEIELIASENIVSRAVLEAQGSVMTNKYAEGYPGKRYYGGCQFVDIAEDLAIRRATELFGCCFANVQPNSGSQANQAVFLALMQPGDTFMGLDLAAGGHLTHGAPVNMSGRWFKVEPYGVDRDTHLIDMEAVERRAREVRPKIIIAGGSAYSRHWDYARFRAIADEVGAYFMVDMAHFSGLVAGGAHPSPFPHAHVVTSTTHKTLRGPRGGIILTDDEALAKKLNSAIFPGLQGGPLMHVIAGKAVAFHEALQPAFRDYARQVVANAKALSDSLQRHGFDIVSGGTENHLMLVDLRPKRLTGKAAEAALGRAHITCNKNGIPFDPEKPFVTSGIRVGTPAATSRGFGTAEFEQVGSLIARTLDGLAEAGEAGNAAAEASVRDEVKAIVARFPIY